One Natronobacterium texcoconense DNA window includes the following coding sequences:
- a CDS encoding ferritin-like domain-containing protein, which translates to MTTDEITDLLTEAYLDELETVMNYMTNAIVLDGIHAEEVKESLEEDIQEELEHARMLGQRLKQLDESPPGSEAFEAQQANLQPPEDTTDVRSVIEGVLEAEEDAIETYRSLAAAADDANDPVTEDVAVTLLVDEEAHRTEFRGFQKEFPTD; encoded by the coding sequence ATGACGACCGACGAAATCACCGACCTGCTGACCGAGGCGTACCTCGACGAACTCGAGACCGTGATGAACTACATGACAAACGCCATCGTCCTCGATGGCATCCACGCCGAGGAGGTAAAGGAGAGCCTCGAGGAGGACATCCAGGAGGAACTCGAGCACGCTCGCATGCTCGGCCAGCGACTCAAGCAACTCGACGAGTCGCCACCTGGCTCGGAGGCATTCGAGGCACAGCAAGCGAATCTCCAGCCTCCCGAGGACACGACCGACGTCCGGTCGGTCATCGAGGGCGTCCTCGAGGCCGAAGAGGACGCGATCGAGACGTATCGGTCACTGGCGGCGGCCGCGGACGACGCGAACGATCCCGTCACGGAGGACGTGGCGGTGACGTTGCTGGTCGACGAGGAAGCCCATCGGACGGAGTTCCGCGGATTCCAGAAGGAGTTCCCGACGGACTAG
- a CDS encoding YciE/YciF ferroxidase family protein, with amino-acid sequence MTIDSTEDLFASGLKHAYYTEQQLLEALEELEETSSSDELKAGFAEHREETEVHIDRIEQVFDELDADAEPEEDPIVEGMIEAHEEFMSKDPSDEAIDRFNIAAGQKSEHYEIATYGNLIPMADQMGMDEMADLLEKTLREEQDELDSLSEMGESFDYGELTVSE; translated from the coding sequence ATGACCATCGACTCCACTGAAGACCTCTTCGCATCCGGACTGAAACACGCCTACTACACCGAACAGCAACTCCTCGAGGCGCTCGAGGAACTCGAGGAGACCTCCTCGAGTGACGAACTCAAGGCAGGATTCGCGGAACACCGCGAGGAGACCGAGGTGCACATCGATCGCATCGAGCAGGTGTTCGACGAACTCGACGCCGACGCCGAACCCGAGGAGGATCCGATCGTCGAGGGGATGATCGAGGCGCACGAGGAGTTCATGAGCAAGGACCCGAGCGACGAGGCCATCGATCGGTTCAACATCGCCGCCGGGCAAAAGAGCGAGCACTACGAGATCGCGACCTACGGGAACCTCATCCCGATGGCCGACCAGATGGGGATGGACGAGATGGCGGACCTGCTCGAGAAGACCCTCCGTGAGGAACAGGACGAACTCGACAGCCTCTCCGAGATGGGTGAATCGTTCGATTACGGCGAACTGACAGTCTCGGAGTGA
- a CDS encoding winged helix-turn-helix transcriptional regulator: MRDLDETDLEILELLTEDARRPYSEIADHVGLTPPAVSDRISRLEEQGVIQGFTIDVDREKLRGETAALVELEPTPAAVDDVYRAAADLEGVEGIYEGMDGRILVQATLAGNDVRSWLETELDLADLEGYDVTLLSRSDRVVGVSADGFALECVVCGKEVTGDGVTATVGGKVKTFCCTSCEDRYVSRYESHQDALE; encoded by the coding sequence ATGCGCGACCTCGACGAGACGGACCTCGAGATTCTCGAACTCCTCACCGAAGACGCTCGCCGACCGTACAGCGAGATCGCCGACCACGTCGGCCTGACGCCGCCCGCCGTTTCGGACCGCATCTCTCGGCTCGAGGAGCAGGGAGTTATCCAGGGATTCACGATCGACGTCGACCGCGAGAAGTTACGGGGCGAGACGGCCGCACTGGTCGAACTCGAGCCGACGCCGGCCGCCGTCGACGACGTCTACAGAGCGGCGGCGGACCTCGAAGGTGTCGAGGGCATTTACGAGGGGATGGACGGCCGGATACTGGTGCAGGCGACGCTTGCGGGCAACGACGTTCGGTCGTGGCTCGAGACGGAACTCGACCTCGCGGATCTCGAGGGGTACGACGTCACGCTGCTGTCGCGATCCGACCGCGTGGTCGGCGTTTCGGCGGACGGCTTCGCACTCGAGTGTGTGGTCTGTGGGAAGGAGGTCACCGGCGACGGGGTGACCGCGACGGTCGGCGGCAAGGTCAAGACGTTCTGCTGTACGTCCTGTGAAGACCGGTACGTCAGCCGGTACGAATCCCATCAGGATGCACTCGAGTGA
- the ilvB gene encoding biosynthetic-type acetolactate synthase large subunit → MSERAAKVTPPEEQYDEQDEPAEEVGDGASEPTPVTTGAEAVVRALENAGVEYAFGVQGGAIMPVYDALYDSDIRHVTMAHEQGASHAADAYGIVSGEPGVCLATSGPGATNLVTGLADADMDSDPMIALTGQVPTAFVGNDAFQETDTTGVTTPVTKENTFAADPERVGDDVGQAFALANEGRPGPTLVDLPKDVTNAETESEPGEPETPDTYEYQERADPEIVEAAAERIENASRPAMLLGGGVIKAEASETCREFAMEHEIPVVTTMPGLGSFPEDHELSMEMAGMHGTGYANLAISNCDTLIAVGTRFDDRLTGGIETFAPDAEVVHVDIDPAEISKNIHADYPLIGDADTVVSQLAEAVDASPEATKWRAQCQQWKSDYSMAYDAPEDEPVQPEFVVEALDEATSDRAIVTTGVGQHQMWACQYWTFTEPRTWVSSHGLGTMGYGLPAAIGARLAADDDQEVVCVDGDGSFLMTMQGLSVAVRENLDITVAVLNNEYIGMVRQWQDAFFEGRHAASEYNWMPEFDKLAEAFGAQGFRIDEYDEVADTIEAALEYDGPSVIDVHIDPQANVYPMVPSGGDNARFALTEDQL, encoded by the coding sequence ATGAGCGAACGCGCAGCGAAAGTCACGCCACCGGAAGAACAGTACGACGAACAGGACGAACCCGCCGAGGAGGTGGGAGACGGAGCGTCCGAACCCACCCCAGTAACCACGGGTGCCGAAGCCGTCGTCCGCGCGCTCGAGAACGCGGGCGTCGAGTACGCCTTCGGCGTCCAGGGCGGAGCGATCATGCCCGTCTACGACGCGCTGTACGACTCGGACATCCGCCACGTGACGATGGCACACGAACAGGGTGCGTCCCACGCGGCCGACGCCTACGGCATCGTCTCGGGCGAACCCGGCGTCTGTCTGGCCACGTCCGGTCCGGGCGCGACGAACCTCGTGACCGGGCTCGCGGACGCGGACATGGATTCGGATCCGATGATCGCACTGACCGGCCAGGTGCCGACGGCGTTCGTCGGGAACGACGCGTTCCAGGAGACCGACACCACTGGCGTCACGACGCCGGTCACGAAGGAGAACACGTTCGCGGCCGACCCCGAGCGGGTCGGCGACGACGTCGGTCAGGCGTTCGCGCTCGCGAACGAGGGTCGACCCGGCCCGACGCTGGTCGACCTGCCGAAAGACGTCACGAACGCCGAGACCGAGAGCGAACCCGGCGAACCCGAGACGCCCGACACCTACGAGTACCAGGAACGGGCGGATCCGGAGATCGTCGAGGCTGCGGCCGAGCGAATCGAGAACGCCAGCCGTCCCGCCATGCTGCTGGGCGGCGGCGTCATCAAGGCCGAGGCCAGCGAGACCTGCCGAGAGTTCGCGATGGAACACGAGATCCCGGTCGTCACGACGATGCCCGGCCTCGGATCGTTCCCCGAAGATCACGAACTCTCGATGGAGATGGCGGGGATGCACGGCACCGGCTACGCGAACCTGGCCATCTCGAACTGCGATACGCTGATCGCAGTCGGTACCCGGTTCGACGACCGACTCACGGGCGGGATCGAAACCTTCGCGCCCGACGCGGAGGTCGTCCACGTCGACATCGACCCCGCCGAAATCTCGAAGAACATCCACGCGGACTACCCGCTGATCGGCGACGCCGACACCGTCGTCTCCCAGTTGGCCGAGGCCGTCGACGCCTCGCCCGAGGCGACGAAGTGGCGCGCCCAGTGCCAGCAGTGGAAGTCCGACTATTCGATGGCCTACGACGCGCCCGAGGACGAACCCGTCCAGCCGGAGTTCGTCGTCGAAGCACTCGACGAGGCCACGAGCGACCGCGCAATCGTCACCACCGGCGTCGGCCAACATCAGATGTGGGCCTGCCAGTACTGGACCTTCACCGAGCCCCGGACGTGGGTCTCGAGTCACGGACTCGGGACGATGGGGTACGGTCTGCCGGCGGCGATCGGCGCGCGACTCGCGGCCGACGACGACCAGGAAGTGGTCTGTGTCGACGGCGACGGCTCGTTCCTGATGACGATGCAGGGGCTGTCCGTGGCCGTCCGCGAGAACCTCGATATCACGGTCGCCGTGCTCAACAACGAGTACATCGGCATGGTCCGGCAGTGGCAGGACGCCTTCTTCGAAGGCCGACACGCCGCCTCGGAGTACAACTGGATGCCGGAGTTCGACAAACTCGCCGAAGCGTTCGGCGCGCAAGGCTTCCGGATCGACGAGTACGACGAGGTCGCCGACACCATCGAGGCCGCACTCGAGTACGACGGCCCCTCGGTGATCGACGTCCACATCGATCCCCAGGCGAACGTCTACCCGATGGTGCCAAGCGGCGGCGACAACGCCCGATTCGCACTGACGGAGGATCAGCTATGA
- a CDS encoding VOC family protein — protein MLSRLAWLGLEVKYLEPARTFYEDTLRMTARDEDENECVLAAGDTDLVLRRPTSVPRGGLHTHFAFSIPAGEYDDWWGRLEDEYDLDEAQFGPAKSLYLYDPDGNCVELGQQDVEGPGIDGIFEVVLEVEDLERAESFYTELGFETVDTSGDRTRVRMNGPMALELWEPHLGIADARGGVHVDLGFETSEPTAALEAVSDRVTQVNQVEDERVVVRDPDGHVLTFATNP, from the coding sequence ATGCTCTCCCGGCTGGCCTGGCTCGGACTCGAGGTCAAGTACCTCGAACCGGCACGGACGTTCTACGAGGACACACTGAGGATGACCGCTCGAGACGAAGACGAGAACGAGTGTGTCCTCGCTGCGGGCGACACCGATCTCGTACTTCGGCGACCGACCAGCGTTCCTCGCGGTGGCCTCCACACCCACTTCGCGTTCTCAATTCCCGCAGGCGAATACGACGACTGGTGGGGCCGACTCGAGGACGAGTACGATCTGGACGAAGCCCAGTTCGGCCCCGCGAAGTCGCTGTATCTGTACGATCCCGACGGCAACTGCGTCGAACTCGGCCAGCAGGACGTCGAGGGGCCGGGAATCGACGGGATCTTCGAGGTCGTCCTCGAGGTCGAGGATCTCGAGCGCGCCGAATCGTTCTACACCGAACTCGGGTTCGAGACGGTCGACACCAGCGGAGATCGGACTCGCGTCCGGATGAACGGGCCGATGGCGCTCGAACTGTGGGAACCACACCTCGGGATCGCCGACGCCCGCGGCGGCGTCCACGTCGACCTCGGGTTCGAGACCAGCGAGCCGACGGCCGCGCTCGAGGCCGTTTCCGACCGCGTCACACAGGTCAATCAGGTGGAAGACGAGCGGGTCGTCGTCCGAGATCCGGACGGTCACGTACTGACGTTCGCGACGAATCCGTAG
- a CDS encoding NAD(P)/FAD-dependent oxidoreductase: protein MTLPKHVDVAVVGAGAAGIGTGLALSMLDLETVILERDELGASFRRWPDEMRFITPSFPSNSFGLTDLNAVTPNTSPAVTLEREHPSGDEYADYLEAVAEFHELPVETGVDVTGIRRRNETTATSAAESTAEPAVDGGTAREESDDDSGFVLETSEGSIHSEYVVWATGQFGSPRTDVFPGADSCLHTSDVRSWTDHASASDEDEFLIVGGYESGIDAAVALVEAGCRVRVLDRGEPWATRGPDPSEVLSPYTLERLESVADTDRLLVEGGAVVEEVSRGDDSQFEIRARAADGYELETGESPTYTVPTKPILATGFEPNLGPADDHFPREEGTIQLTDRDESPTMPGLFLAGPEVTHEGVKFCFIYKFRARFPVIAETIGNRLGVETDPLEVYREQNMYLEDLSCCEPDMCDC from the coding sequence ATGACGCTACCGAAACACGTCGACGTCGCAGTCGTCGGTGCGGGTGCGGCCGGTATCGGGACCGGTCTGGCCTTGTCGATGCTCGACCTCGAGACGGTAATCCTCGAGCGAGACGAGCTCGGGGCGTCGTTTCGCCGGTGGCCCGACGAGATGCGGTTCATCACGCCATCGTTCCCGAGCAACAGCTTCGGTCTGACTGATCTGAACGCGGTCACGCCGAACACCTCACCCGCAGTCACGCTCGAGCGAGAACACCCGAGTGGTGACGAGTACGCCGACTACCTCGAGGCGGTCGCCGAGTTCCACGAGTTGCCGGTCGAGACGGGCGTCGACGTGACCGGGATCCGACGTCGGAACGAGACGACTGCGACCTCGGCCGCTGAATCGACGGCGGAACCGGCCGTCGACGGCGGCACTGCACGCGAGGAGTCCGACGACGACAGCGGCTTCGTCCTCGAGACGAGCGAGGGCTCGATCCATAGCGAGTACGTCGTCTGGGCAACCGGACAGTTCGGTTCCCCGCGGACGGACGTCTTCCCGGGAGCAGACTCGTGTCTCCACACGAGCGACGTCCGGTCGTGGACCGACCACGCGTCGGCGAGCGACGAGGACGAGTTCCTGATCGTCGGGGGCTACGAAAGCGGCATCGACGCTGCCGTCGCGCTCGTCGAGGCCGGCTGTCGGGTGCGCGTTCTCGACCGCGGCGAGCCGTGGGCGACACGCGGTCCCGATCCGAGCGAGGTCCTGTCACCGTACACCCTCGAGCGCCTCGAGTCAGTCGCCGATACGGATCGCCTGCTCGTCGAGGGTGGTGCCGTCGTCGAGGAGGTCAGTCGCGGCGATGACAGTCAGTTCGAGATCCGTGCGCGTGCCGCCGACGGATACGAACTCGAAACGGGCGAATCACCGACCTACACCGTCCCGACGAAACCGATTCTCGCGACCGGCTTCGAACCGAATCTGGGCCCGGCCGACGATCACTTCCCTCGCGAAGAGGGGACGATCCAGTTGACCGATCGGGACGAATCGCCGACGATGCCGGGCCTGTTCCTCGCCGGTCCGGAGGTAACACACGAGGGAGTCAAGTTCTGCTTCATCTACAAGTTCAGGGCCAGGTTCCCCGTTATCGCCGAAACGATCGGGAATCGTCTGGGCGTCGAAACCGATCCGCTCGAGGTCTACCGGGAGCAGAACATGTACCTCGAGGACCTGTCGTGTTGCGAACCGGATATGTGTGACTGTTAG
- a CDS encoding LeuA family protein — protein MRLQCLHKTIRPLTPVRGVEFFQGTLDSTDEIESARVFDTTLRDGEQSPGTSFSYDDKRQIAAILDEMGTHVIEAGFPVNSDAEFEAVRDIASSTSTTTCGLARVVDKDIDAALDSGVEMVHTFVSTSDVQIEDSMHATRDEVRERAVESVERVVETGTTCMFSPMDATRTDEEFLIDVIEAVTEAGVDWINIPDTCGVATPGRFRALIEKVTAHTDARIDVHTHDDFGLATANALAGIEAGADQAQVSVNSIGERAGNAAYEEYVMAVESLYQTDTGIDTTRITELSEVVEEKSGMDTPGNKPVVGDNAFSHESGIHAAGVIENSDTFEPGVMTPEMVGAQRRLVMGKHTGTHSVRERLQECGFDPTDEQVRAVTRRVKDYGAEKQRVTVSDLERFAEEADVDRQQEQEEVRV, from the coding sequence ATTCGACTACAATGTCTGCACAAGACGATCCGTCCTCTGACACCAGTCAGGGGGGTCGAGTTCTTCCAGGGCACGTTAGATTCCACTGACGAAATAGAGTCAGCACGTGTCTTCGACACCACCCTCCGGGATGGTGAACAGTCGCCCGGCACTTCGTTCTCGTACGACGACAAACGGCAGATCGCCGCGATCTTGGACGAGATGGGGACCCACGTCATCGAAGCAGGGTTCCCCGTCAACTCCGACGCGGAGTTCGAGGCCGTTCGTGACATCGCTTCCTCGACGTCGACGACCACCTGCGGGTTGGCCCGCGTCGTCGACAAGGACATCGACGCGGCGCTCGATTCGGGCGTCGAGATGGTACACACCTTCGTATCCACCAGTGACGTCCAGATCGAGGATTCGATGCACGCCACGCGAGACGAAGTCCGGGAGCGCGCAGTCGAATCAGTCGAACGCGTCGTCGAGACGGGAACGACCTGCATGTTCTCGCCGATGGACGCGACGCGAACCGACGAGGAGTTCCTCATCGACGTGATCGAAGCGGTCACGGAGGCGGGTGTCGACTGGATCAACATCCCCGACACCTGTGGCGTCGCCACCCCCGGCCGGTTCCGGGCCCTGATCGAGAAGGTCACGGCCCACACCGACGCGCGGATCGACGTCCACACCCACGACGACTTCGGGCTGGCCACTGCCAACGCACTGGCCGGCATCGAGGCCGGCGCGGACCAGGCACAGGTCTCGGTCAACTCCATCGGGGAGCGGGCCGGCAACGCCGCCTACGAGGAGTACGTGATGGCAGTCGAGTCGCTCTACCAGACCGATACGGGGATCGACACGACCCGCATCACCGAGCTCTCGGAGGTCGTCGAGGAGAAAAGCGGGATGGACACGCCGGGCAACAAGCCCGTCGTCGGCGACAACGCCTTCTCCCACGAGAGCGGCATCCACGCCGCCGGCGTCATCGAAAACTCCGACACCTTCGAACCCGGCGTGATGACCCCTGAGATGGTCGGTGCACAGCGCCGACTCGTCATGGGGAAACACACCGGGACCCACTCGGTCCGTGAACGCCTGCAGGAGTGTGGGTTCGACCCCACCGACGAGCAGGTACGCGCGGTCACCCGCCGCGTCAAAGACTACGGAGCCGAGAAACAGCGCGTCACGGTCAGCGACTTAGAGCGCTTCGCAGAAGAGGCTGACGTCGACCGTCAGCAGGAGCAAGAGGAGGTGCGAGTCTAA
- the ilvC gene encoding ketol-acid reductoisomerase, with protein MTDEFTTDIYYDDDADVSTLDDETVAVLGYGSQGHAHALNLNESGVDVVVGLRENSSSRSAAEADGLEVATPADAVAQATYVSVLVPDTVQAAVYENAIEPNLEAGDTLQFAHGLNIHYDQIEPPEDVDVTMVAPKSPGHLVRRNYENDEGTPGLLAVYRDTTGDAHERALAYAKGIGCTRAGVIETTFQEEVESDLFGEQAVLCGGVTALVKHGYETLVDAGYSPEIAYFECLNELKLIVDLMYEGGNMEMWNSVSDTAEYGGLTRGERIVDESVRENMEEVLEEVQNGEFTREWILENQAGRPSYGQLREAEKNHEIEEVGERLRDLFAWAEEAEPEDAEVPADD; from the coding sequence ATGACTGACGAATTCACCACCGACATCTACTACGACGACGACGCAGACGTATCGACGCTCGACGACGAGACCGTGGCCGTGCTCGGCTACGGGAGCCAGGGCCACGCCCACGCGCTGAACCTGAACGAAAGCGGCGTGGACGTGGTCGTCGGCCTGCGCGAGAACTCCTCGTCTCGCTCGGCTGCCGAAGCCGACGGTCTCGAGGTGGCGACGCCCGCAGACGCCGTCGCGCAGGCGACGTACGTCTCCGTGCTCGTCCCCGACACCGTCCAGGCCGCGGTCTACGAGAACGCGATCGAACCCAACCTCGAGGCGGGTGACACGCTGCAGTTCGCCCACGGGCTGAACATCCACTACGACCAGATCGAACCGCCCGAGGACGTCGACGTGACGATGGTCGCACCGAAGAGTCCGGGTCACCTCGTGCGGCGCAACTACGAGAACGACGAGGGGACGCCCGGTCTGCTGGCAGTCTACCGGGACACGACCGGCGACGCTCACGAACGCGCGCTCGCGTACGCGAAGGGGATCGGTTGCACTCGGGCGGGCGTCATCGAGACGACGTTCCAGGAGGAAGTCGAGTCCGACCTCTTCGGCGAGCAGGCAGTGCTCTGTGGCGGCGTCACCGCGCTGGTCAAGCACGGCTACGAGACGCTCGTCGATGCTGGCTACTCGCCCGAAATCGCCTACTTCGAGTGCCTGAACGAGCTCAAACTCATCGTCGATCTGATGTACGAAGGCGGAAACATGGAGATGTGGAATTCCGTCTCGGATACGGCCGAGTACGGCGGTCTCACTCGCGGTGAGCGTATCGTCGACGAGAGCGTTCGCGAGAACATGGAAGAAGTCCTCGAGGAGGTCCAGAACGGCGAGTTTACGCGCGAGTGGATCCTCGAGAATCAGGCCGGACGCCCGAGCTACGGGCAGCTCCGGGAAGCCGAGAAGAATCACGAGATCGAGGAGGTCGGGGAGCGACTCCGCGACCTGTTCGCGTGGGCCGAGGAAGCGGAACCGGAAGACGCCGAGGTGCCGGCGGACGACTAA
- a CDS encoding DUF5779 family protein, producing MSDFDLDLRTVEEHIDDELDLEGSIVLGILDGTTPADEWLETISNGNVLVLNVEGDVNELAAGFARDVKEAGGNLVHFRGFLIVTPPGVDVDTDRL from the coding sequence ATGAGCGACTTCGACCTCGATCTGCGGACGGTCGAGGAACACATCGACGACGAACTCGACCTCGAGGGCAGCATCGTTCTCGGCATTCTCGACGGAACGACGCCGGCCGACGAGTGGCTCGAGACGATCTCGAACGGAAACGTGCTCGTGCTCAACGTCGAAGGCGACGTCAACGAACTGGCGGCTGGTTTCGCCCGCGACGTCAAGGAAGCCGGCGGGAACCTGGTTCACTTCCGGGGATTTCTCATCGTAACGCCCCCTGGCGTAGACGTAGATACGGATCGACTCTAG
- a CDS encoding nucleoside recognition domain-containing protein has protein sequence MTRQTEPNQTATGGTDRETVVVVGKESVGKSELVSSLTGDRPTSGNFRGTTVRSERYVTSSYEFVDTPGLVLDQDTEATRDALAQVADDETVMLVVPATDVDEDLEDLLPLVEDHLGIVVVTFWDKVEDTDETGRALEMLSADLGVPIVPVDARDVARPMTDGGTVSDGTPSGGRDAYAQITNALEQPGPFPGQARRRVGTRIEPPRTILEWPYLGPLVSALLLLVPAMIAVWFANTLAGELDPFVAAAFDPVVARAATLPEPFATVLASEYGFLSMGPFLFVWAGPTMLVFAVVLGVYKNTGLITRMTVSLHPTMRRFGLSGRDLVRVVMGFGCNVPAVVNTRSCSDCTRCTTISAISFGSACSYQFPATLAVFAAVGMSWLVGPYLFVLAVTTLLYVAVIAPPEARQSSMIIDRRTFLQWPDPKAVAREAWSALREFFVKALPIFALITFVAAILDRLGVIDSLGSILGPVMGLFNLPADVALTVVLASIRKDGIALLTADGGGATALSPLQVLVAVYLAGVLLPCLVTAFTVAREVSPKWALTMMARQMAAAIGFAVLIAWGGTMLIG, from the coding sequence ATGACGAGACAGACCGAACCTAACCAGACTGCAACGGGAGGCACCGATCGAGAGACAGTGGTCGTCGTCGGCAAGGAGAGCGTCGGCAAGTCCGAACTCGTCTCCTCGCTGACCGGCGACCGGCCGACGAGCGGGAACTTCCGCGGGACGACCGTTCGTAGCGAACGGTACGTGACGTCGTCCTACGAGTTCGTGGACACACCGGGGCTCGTCCTGGACCAGGACACCGAAGCCACCCGCGACGCGCTGGCACAGGTAGCCGACGATGAGACCGTGATGCTCGTCGTTCCGGCGACGGACGTCGACGAGGACCTCGAGGACCTGCTTCCGCTGGTCGAAGACCACCTCGGGATCGTCGTCGTCACGTTCTGGGACAAGGTCGAGGACACCGACGAGACCGGTCGCGCACTCGAGATGCTGAGCGCCGACCTCGGCGTGCCGATCGTGCCGGTCGACGCCCGCGACGTGGCCCGACCGATGACCGACGGCGGCACGGTGAGCGACGGCACCCCGTCCGGAGGGCGAGATGCCTACGCGCAGATTACGAACGCCCTCGAGCAGCCGGGTCCGTTTCCGGGACAGGCTAGACGACGCGTCGGAACGCGGATCGAGCCACCGAGGACGATCCTCGAGTGGCCCTATCTCGGCCCGCTGGTGAGCGCCCTCCTGTTGCTCGTCCCCGCGATGATCGCAGTCTGGTTCGCAAACACGCTCGCCGGCGAACTCGATCCGTTCGTCGCCGCGGCGTTCGATCCCGTGGTCGCGCGGGCGGCAACACTGCCGGAGCCGTTCGCGACCGTCCTGGCGAGCGAGTACGGTTTCCTCTCGATGGGGCCGTTCCTGTTCGTCTGGGCGGGCCCGACGATGCTCGTCTTCGCGGTCGTCCTCGGCGTCTACAAGAACACCGGGTTGATTACACGGATGACAGTCTCCCTGCACCCGACGATGCGACGGTTCGGACTCTCCGGAAGAGACCTCGTCCGCGTCGTCATGGGTTTTGGCTGTAACGTTCCGGCGGTGGTGAACACCCGGTCGTGTTCGGACTGCACCCGATGTACGACGATCTCCGCGATTTCGTTCGGGTCGGCCTGTTCCTACCAGTTCCCGGCTACTCTCGCCGTCTTCGCCGCCGTCGGGATGAGCTGGCTCGTTGGACCGTACCTGTTCGTACTCGCCGTGACGACGCTGCTCTACGTCGCCGTGATCGCGCCACCGGAAGCGCGCCAGTCGTCGATGATAATCGACCGGCGAACGTTTCTCCAGTGGCCGGATCCGAAAGCCGTCGCTCGCGAGGCCTGGAGCGCATTACGCGAATTCTTCGTGAAGGCGTTACCGATCTTCGCGCTCATCACGTTCGTCGCGGCGATACTCGATCGACTCGGCGTCATCGATTCGCTGGGATCGATCCTCGGGCCGGTGATGGGGCTGTTCAACCTGCCCGCCGACGTCGCGTTGACGGTCGTCCTCGCGTCGATCCGGAAGGACGGAATCGCCCTGCTGACCGCAGACGGCGGTGGCGCGACGGCTCTTTCCCCGCTACAGGTGCTCGTCGCCGTCTATCTGGCCGGTGTCTTGCTACCCTGTCTGGTGACGGCGTTTACGGTCGCTCGAGAGGTGTCGCCGAAGTGGGCACTGACGATGATGGCCCGACAGATGGCTGCCGCGATCGGCTTTGCCGTCCTGATCGCGTGGGGCGGAACGATGTTGATCGGCTGA
- the ilvN gene encoding acetolactate synthase small subunit, whose translation MTGGLDGPAPDEREMPSGRRNEQGIRVDPEIEATHEPRRTVISALVEHEPGVLAEVSGLFSRRQFNIESLTVGPTEDEDRARITLVVEEPDPGIDQVKKQLRKLIPVVSVRELDPDAMSRELALIKVDAHDPAAVNAVADMYDAKTVDSSPETATFEVTGARQKIEAAIETFEQFGIREIDRTGTTALARGTDETAGPTPAEARVSTADEANHHTYTNADDD comes from the coding sequence ATGACCGGCGGACTCGACGGCCCGGCACCCGACGAGCGAGAGATGCCGAGCGGCCGACGGAACGAACAGGGCATCCGCGTCGACCCCGAAATCGAGGCGACCCACGAGCCCCGACGGACCGTCATCTCGGCGCTGGTCGAACACGAACCCGGCGTGCTCGCCGAAGTCTCGGGGCTGTTCTCGAGACGGCAGTTCAACATCGAGAGCCTGACGGTCGGCCCCACGGAGGACGAAGACCGCGCCCGGATCACCCTCGTCGTCGAGGAACCCGACCCCGGGATCGACCAGGTCAAGAAACAGCTGCGGAAGCTGATCCCGGTCGTCTCGGTGCGAGAACTCGATCCCGACGCAATGTCCCGCGAACTCGCACTGATCAAGGTCGACGCCCACGACCCCGCTGCGGTCAACGCCGTCGCCGACATGTACGACGCGAAGACTGTCGACTCGAGTCCGGAGACGGCGACGTTCGAGGTCACGGGCGCGCGCCAGAAGATCGAGGCCGCGATCGAGACCTTCGAACAGTTCGGCATCCGGGAGATCGACCGGACCGGGACGACGGCGCTGGCCCGCGGAACCGACGAGACCGCTGGCCCGACGCCCGCAGAGGCACGCGTATCGACCGCTGACGAGGCGAACCACCACACCTACACCAACGCAGACGATGACTGA